A genome region from Penicillium psychrofluorescens genome assembly, chromosome: 3 includes the following:
- a CDS encoding uncharacterized protein (ID:PFLUO_005743-T1.cds;~source:funannotate) yields the protein MGLLDRIRRPRASAGSASDTFSPDTFGPDWTRHLPRPVLTRIFVFVCPHAVDNSYDSSEESMTDDCMLCDMRDLAHCALVSKRWLLEARALLYTNVRIDPVHYCELEVQLAAKRKRRSFFDRNGEPIDAPQARLMQFMRSVRESQGLGNMVLSLRMPYMTREANKADVARTISVLPNLRFVDLPTGLYSDEPSCLALKQELMARCPDIRRMTYRHGAEGSFARLPGTQLWANLEALELSGVQLEAAILRSSLATFPRLRDLTLEDLDWLDDNAFAVTPTMQPFPEVQRLTLRDTPNVTAGGLATVLSLPGSRTALRSLTLSSTGVLPSTLHQLLSAAPHLESLVVVQEVSRSFPMEQIPHLASQSLQLLHYEIVSETETHGLPPTATSYYTYLISSLMSQSLPALRDLYVRDSNFPDTLLLAPPPRLLDGGPGSGGLTQPLNVYSKGLDELEWIFTPYQPDPGPGPRTPRMRPVSFQEAQLSRSWGGDARKSVLVGNGFGGFLAVPADDEFSSPKSSGGSRRTSRQDLWR from the exons ATGGGCCTCTTGGACCGGATTCGTCGCCCTAGAGCGAGTGCGGGGAGCGCGTCCGACACATTCTCCCCGGACACGTTCGGGCCTGACTGGACCAGACACCTTCCCCGGCCGGTATTGACGCGCATCTTCGTCTTTGTCTGTCCTCATGCTGTCGACAACTCTTATGACTCCTCCGAGGAGTCCATGACCGATGATTGTATGCTGTGTGATATGCGCGACCTGGCGCATTGCGCGCTGGTGTCCAAGCGCTGGCTCCTTGAAGCTCGCGCACTCCT CTATACAAATGTCCGCATCGACCCCGTCCACTACTGTGAGCTCGAAGTGCAACTAGCCGCCAAGCGGAAGCGCCGCTCCTTCTTTGACCGCAACGGGGAACCTATCGATGCGCCGCAGGCCCGTCTTATGCAGTTCATGCGATCTGTTCGGGAATCACAAGGCCTGGGGAATATGGTTCTGTCCCTCCGGATGCCCTACATGACCCGGgaggccaacaaggccgATGTTGCGCGCACCATCTCCGTTTTACCCAATCTACGCTTTGTCGATCTGCCCACGGGCCTGTACAGTGACGAGCCTTCGTGTCTAGCGCTCAAGCAAGAGTTGATGGCGCGGTGCCCCGATATTCGTCGCATGACttatcgccatggcgccgagggaAGCTTCGCGCGTCTGCCGGGGACCCAACTCTGGGCCAATCTGGAGGCTCTGGAGTTGTCGGGTGTGCAATTAGAAGCGGCAATTCTCCGCAGCAGTCTAGCCACATTTCCCCGGCTTCGTGATCTTACtcttgaggatctggatTGGCTCGATGACAATGCATTTGCCGTAACTCCGACCATGCAACCGTTCCCGGAAGTTCAGCGACTCACCCTTCGAGATACCCCGAATGTCACGGCAGGTGGGCTTGCCACAGTCCTTTCTCTTCCAGGAAGCCGAACTGCGTTGCGTTCTCTGACCCTCTCCTCAACCGGGGTTCTTCCATCAACCTTGCATCAGCTTTTATCTGCGGCCCCGCATCTTGAGAGTCTGGTGGTTGTCCAAGAGGTTTCCCGGTCATTCCCCATGGAGCAGATACCCCATCTTGCATCTCAGTCTCTCCAACTGCTGCATTATGAAATCGTATCTGAGACCGAAACACACGGACTGCCTCCGACAGCCACATCATACTACACCTATCTGATTTCCTCACTGATGTCGCAGTCCCTCCCGGCACTTCGCGATCTCTATGTTCGAGACTCAAACTTTCCAGATACTCTGCTACTTGCCCCTCCCCCTCGACTTCTTGATGGCGGACCTGGTAGCGGTGGTCTCACCCAACCGTTGAATGTGTACAGCAAGGGCCTCGATGAGCTTGAGTGGATATTCACGCCCTATCAACCCGACCCAGGACCAGGGCCTCGGACACCGCGCATGCGCCCAGTGAGCTTCCAGGAAGCTCAGTTGAGCCGATCTTGGGGAGGTGATGCGCGCAAAAGTGTGCTTGTAGGTAACGGCTTTGGCGGGTTCCTAGCCGTGCCGGCGGACGATGAATTCTCGTCCCCTAAGAGCAGTGGGGGGTCTAGACGGACCAGTCGCCAGGATTTGTGGCGATAA
- a CDS encoding uncharacterized protein (ID:PFLUO_005744-T1.cds;~source:funannotate) produces the protein MDNPLEHTVESEPWKYRPPYQIHDPKEFGPVKWRAHCQCGKVSYMLKRERALDAKYCHCRGCQVLHGAPFQWAAIFHKEDVSFTKGASGLAFYSSSHKSQEYELPTKVSCAFCHSPIMDEGRNVCLLFPELIDLTGSDEEKRRKLGAFKPTCHIFYEQRVLDIEDGLPKWSGIDKTSSLLDDRGCRLQQE, from the exons ATGGACAACCCTCTAGAACACACCGTCGAGAGCGAGCCCTGGAAGTATCGCCCGCCATACCAGATCCACGATCCCAAGGAGTTCGGCCCGGTCAAGTGGCGCGCTCACTGCCAGTGCGGCAAGGTTTCGTACATGCTGAAGCGTGAGCGGGCTCTCGACGCGAAATACTGTCATTGCCGTGGGTGCCAGGTCCTGCACGGCGCGCCCTTCCAGTGGGCCGCCATCTTCCACAAGGAGGATGTCTCATTTACCAAGGGAGCCAGTGGATTGGCCTTTTACTCGTCCAGCCACAAGTCGCAGGAGTACGAATTGCCCACCAAGGTGTCGTGTGCATTCTGTCACTCGCCGATCATGGACGAAGGTCGCAACGTCTGTCTCCTTTTCCCGGAACTGATTGACCTGACTGGATCGGATGAGGAAAAGAGACGGAAACTAGGAGCCTTTAAGCCGAC ATGCCATATCTTCTATGAGCAGCGCGTGCTCGATATTGAGGATGGATTGCCCAAGTGGTCGGGCATTGACAAGACTAGTTCTCTGCTAGATGACCGTGGCTGTAGGCTCCAGCAGGAATAA
- a CDS encoding uncharacterized protein (ID:PFLUO_005745-T1.cds;~source:funannotate) — protein sequence MSWFQKQFTLPPRSRGSYLITDHVLTELPEIRDYKVGMLNLFVQHTSCAISLNENWDDDVRADMSDALDRIAPEDRKGTLYRHSAEGEDDMPAHVKSSLVGASVNIPITNGRLATGTWQGIWYLEFRKSRHSRKVVATIQGQKA from the exons ATGTCCTGGTTCCAAAAACAATTCACCCTCCCCCCACGCAGCCGCGGCTCGTACCTGATCACCGACCATGTCCTCACCGAGCTGCCCGAGATCCGCGACTACAAAGTCGGCATGCTGAACCTGTTCGTGCAGCACACGAGCTGCGCCATCTCGCTCAATGAGAACTGGGATGACGATGTTCGTGCCGACATGAGCGATGCGCTGGATCGCATCGCCCCCGAGGATCGCAAGGGGACGCTGTATCGGCATTCGGCTGAGGGCGAGGATGACATGCCG GCTCATGTCAAATCCTCCCTTGTCGGCGCCTCGGTCAATATCCCCATCACCAACGGCCGCTTGGCCACCGGCACCTGGCAGGGAATTTGGTATCTTGAATTTAGGAAGAGCCGGCATTCAAGAAAGGTGGTAGCCACCATCCAGGGCCAGAAGGCGTGA
- a CDS encoding uncharacterized protein (ID:PFLUO_005746-T1.cds;~source:funannotate): protein MMSCGRRLTTLAAAARPRFVRGYTSTIPRLSENAMQPNDPTPRAPKPNVSATNATPVDSMGEADYSLQEDPEVGERIRSMQAPNRANTWAASQQPREKAMTGPRFEQTIMSAQPQPMAAIDLIHKQPVRWTKSKVVSCDGGGGPLGHPKIFINTDKPDIATCGYCGVPFAQEQHRAYLESLPATSYPLKPTGDAAEVNEAQRVTEGSLEQR from the exons ATGATGTCCTGCGGTCGCAGACTCACTactctggctgctgcggcccGTCCGCGCTTCGTCCGGGGCTATACCTCCACCATCCCTCGCCTGTCCGAGAATGCCATGCAGCCGAACGACCCGACCCCACGGGCGCCCAAGCCCAATGTCTCCGCTACCAATGCCACGCCAGTCGACTCGATGGGAGAGGCAGACTACTCTCTGCAGGAGGACCCCGAGGTCGGCGAGCGCATTCGAAGCATGCAGGCGCCCAACCGGGCCAATACGTGGGCTgccagccagcagccgcgAGAGAAGGCCATGACGGGCCCTCGCTTTGAGCAGACCATCATGTCCGCCCAG CCCCAACCCATGGCCGCCATTGACCTCATCCACAAGCAACCCGTGCGCTGGACAAAGTCCAAGGTTGTCAgctgcgacggcggcggtggtccCCTGGGTCACCCCAAGatcttcatcaacaccgacAAGCCCGATATTGCGACCTGCGGGTACTGCGGTGTGCCTTTT GCCCAAGAGCAGCACCGCGCTTACCTTGAGTCTCTGCCCGCTACGAGCTATCCGCTCAAGCCCACCGGCGATGCGGCGGAGGTGAACGAGGCCCAGCGGGTCACGGAGGGATCATTGGAGCAGCGATAG
- a CDS encoding uncharacterized protein (ID:PFLUO_005747-T1.cds;~source:funannotate), producing the protein MKFMQRAAASAAAKEAHTSASEDSLPSTPKRPRLSEQNSPATPRTSDLDAISAALAAEEEKRREAIARQAAEAGESEWVLDIPPATNRNAPQPLVVAADSLDADGDVGAGGRRAYGNFKRKPRTSYISQSEGQSNNKEGAEGQNFQNPTDPAGVQEFIDNESAKAKKKEKAKMSSQGVDLKNLTSISGGSSRQGAPETTPKKKKKRKSR; encoded by the exons ATGAAG TTCATGCAGCGGGCTGCAGCGTCCGCCGCTGCGAAAGAAGCTCACACTTCAGCGTCCGAAGACAGCCTTCCTTCTACTCCGAAAAGGCCCCGACTGTCAGAACAGAACAGCCCGGCCACCCCACGCACAAGTGATTTGgatgccatctccgccgcgctagccgcagaagaagagaagcgccGAGAAGCCATTGCGCGCCAGGCGGCAGAGGCGGGCGAATCCGAATGGGTGCTGGATATCCCACCCGCTACAAACCGCAATGCGCCGCAGCCTCTCGTGGTAGCGGCGGACTCGTTAGATGCGGACGGTGATGTCGGAGCTGGGGGCCGAAGAGCTTATGGAAACTTTAAGCGCAAACCGCGGACG AGTTACATTTCTCAGAGTGAGGGCCAATCAAACAATAAGGAAGGCGCAGAGGGACAAAACTTCCAGAACCCGACGGACCCTGCCGGAGTCCAGGAATTTATCGATAATGAATCCgccaaggcaaagaaaaaagagaaagcgaAGATGTCATCCCAGGGGGTCGATCTGAAGAACCTAACGAGTATCTCCGGCGGCAGCTCGCGACAAGGTGCTCCCGAAACTACgccgaaaaagaagaagaagcgcaagagcCGGTAG
- a CDS encoding uncharacterized protein (ID:PFLUO_005748-T1.cds;~source:funannotate): MLIIGLTGSIATGKSTVSNILSSPPYSLPIIDADLLARKVVEPGTPGYKAIVNYFGTSTPDLLLEDAPSNPAGKPLNRPALGRRVFGVSEERKRDRAVLNGIVHPAVRKEVYKALIWHYVRGQWAVVLDVPLLFESGMDLICGTVVVVGVHDPAVQMSRLRARDSYLTAEDAEHRVRSQGDVLTKAEQAEFRGTASKRGVVVWNDADKPELERAVTVAMREIQASSPRWWAWVLLVAPPVGASVAVWNLAVNFATQKSWERKKREDKAKL; the protein is encoded by the coding sequence ATGCTCATCATCGGGCTCACAGGCTCCATCGCTACCGGCAAATCAACTGTCTCCAACATCCTTTCCTCACCACCATACAGCCTCCCCATCATCGACGCGGATCTCCTCGCGCGCAAAGTCGTCGAGCCGGGCACCCCCGGCTACAAAGCGATCGTGAACTACTTCGGAACCTCCACACCAGACCTACTGCTAGAAGATGCTCCATCAAACCCGGCAGGCAAACCCCTCAACCGCCCCGCACTGGGCCGCCGCGTCTTCGGCGTCAGCGAGGAGCGCAAACGCGATCGCGCGGTGCTGAATGGGATCGTGCATCCTGCCGTGCGGAAGGAGGTTTACAAGGCACTGATCTGGCACTATGTGCGCGGGCAGTGGGCCGTCGTTCTGGATGTTCCGTTGCTCTTTGAGAGCGGGATGGATCTGATCTGCGGCacggtggtcgtggtcggCGTGCATGACCCTGCCGTACAGATGTCCCGCCTCCGCGCCCGGGACTCCTATCTCACagccgaggacgcggagcATCGAGTACGCAGCCAGGGCGACGTgctgaccaaggccgagcaggccgagtTCCGGGGCACGGCCTCCAAACGCGGCGTGGTGGTGTGGAATGACGCCGATaagccggagctggagcgtgCGGTCACCGTTGCAATGCGGGAAATTCAGGCGTCGAGTCCgcggtggtgggcgtggGTGCTGCTCGTTGCGCCGCCGGTGGGTGCGAGCGTTGCGGTGTGGAATCTCGCGGTGAATTTTGCGACGCagaagagctgggagaggaagaagagggaggacAAGGCGAAGCTTTGA
- a CDS encoding uncharacterized protein (ID:PFLUO_005749-T1.cds;~source:funannotate), translating to MLFAPSGPQGPRRRNRIKAILTTVGIVLAIYLFFFQPAHKNPARTDRGSYAQQRGTDKPDTASGKRKELVVASMKDDNTSWLYEFFPDWTKSVYVVDDKQAPLTVTLNKGRESMVYLTYIIDHYDTLPDTMLFIHSQRFQWHNDDPYYDGVPMLRNFQIPYLQQQGYVNIRCVWTLGCPGEIHPLTDTHRNAVHAGEYFKDGFMELFPDTPVPDMVGVSCCAQFGVTRSKVRERPKSDYEQFRTWLAETSLPDDLSGRIMEYSWHMIFGQEAVHCPNAEHCYCKVFGLCDLSCPWEGACDGRYILPPYASLPKGWPYIGWKGQKQDPSHGMPES from the exons ATGCTGTTCGCTCCCAGCGGACCCCAGGGTCCTCGCCGGCGCAaccgcatcaaggccatcctcaccaccgTCGGCATTGTGCTCGCCATCTaccttttctttttccaaCCCGCTCATAAGAACCCCGCCCGGACAGACCGCGGCAGCTATGCGCAGCAGCGCGGCACCGACAAGCCGGACACCGCGTCCGGGAAACGAAAAgagctggtggtggccagcATGAAGGACGACAATACCTCGTGGCTGTACGAGTTCTTCCCGGATTGGACCAAGAGTGTCTATGTGGTGGACGACAAGCAGGCGCCCTTGACGGTGACGCTGAATAAAGGGCGCGAGTCGATGGTGTATTTGAC GTACATTATCGACCACTACGATACCCTGCCCGACACGATgctcttcatccactcccaGCGCTTTCAATGGCACAACGACGACCCTTACTACGACGGCGTCCCCATGCTGCGCAACTTCCAGATCCCTTACCTCCAACAACAGGGCTACGTCAACATCCGCTGCGTCTGGACACTCGGCTGTCCCGGCGAGATCCATCCGCTAACGGACACCCACCGCAATGCCGTACACGCGGGGGAATACTTCAAGGATGGATTTATGGAGCTGTTTCCCGACACGCCAGTCCCGGACATGGTGGGTGTGTCGTGCTGCGCTCAGTTCGGGGTGACGCGCTCAAAAGTAAGAGAACGACCAAAGAGTGATTATGAGCAGTTCCGGACATGGTTGGCGGAGACCTCGTTGCCGGATGATTTGAGCGGGCGGATTATGGAGTATTCGTGGCATA TGATCtttggccaagaagcagtcCACTGCCCTAACGCAGAACACTGCTACTGCAAGGTCTTCGGGCTCTGCGACTTGTCCTGTCCGTGGGAGGGGGCCTGCGATGGGCGGTATATACTGCCGCCTTATGCGTCGCTGCCCAAGGGATGGCCGTATATTGGGTGGAAGGGCCAGAAACAAGATCCGAGCCATGGAATGCCGGAGTCATAA
- a CDS encoding uncharacterized protein (ID:PFLUO_005750-T1.cds;~source:funannotate) — MLFWTLIALASLSTALPAGLTRRDISSDTLDQLDLFAQYSAASYCSNNINSSATTLSCAAGNCPEVQTAKAAPLYAFDDSTQYGDVAGFLAADDTNKLLVLSFRGSRTLGTWIANLNFDLSNSTLCSGCEVHTGFWKSWDTVSAKLTSEIDSAMKDYPGYTLVLTGHSFGAALAVLGGTALRNAGYKPSLYTYGEPRVGNAALATYITNQGSLWRVTHTDDIVPKLPPASFGFSQPSPEYWITSGDNVTVTTSTIQVIQGVGSDSGNAGTSGASIEAHKWYFEDVDACQ; from the exons ATGCTGTTCTGGACCCTAATCGCTCTGGCCTCGCTGTCGACGGCCCTGCCCGCGGGCCTGACGCGACGAG ACATCTCCTCCGACACGCTGGACCAGTTGGACCTGTTCGCGCAGTACTCCGCTGCGTCGTACTGTTCCAACAATATCAACTCATCGGCCACGACTCTGTCCTGTGCCGCAGGAAACTGCCCAGAGGTCCAGACAGCCAAGGCTGCGCCATTATACGCATTCGACGA TTCTACGCAATACGGCGACGTCGCTGGCTtcctggccgccgacgacaCCAACAAGCTGCTGGTTCTTTCCTTCCGGGGCAGTCGCACGCTCGGCACCTGGATCGCCAATCTGAACTTCGACCTGAGCAACAGCACCCTGTGCAGCGGCTGCGAAGTGCACACGGGCTTCTGGAAGTCTTGGGACACAGTGTCGGCCAAGCTGACGTCCGAGATcgactcggccatgaaggaCTACCCGGGCTACACCCTGGTGCTGACGGGCCACAGCTTTGGCGCTGCGCTGGCGGTGCTGGGGGGCACTGCGCTGCGGAATGCCGGGTACAAGCCGAGCCTG TACACGTACGGCGAGCCGCGCGTGGGCAATGCCGCGCTGGCTACCTATATCACTAACCAGGGCAGCCTGTGGCGCGTCACGCACACGGATGACATTGTGCCAAAGCTGCCGCCGGCGTCGTTTGGGTTCTCCCAGCCTAGCCCGGAGTACTGGATTACCAGCGGCGATAATGTGACGGTGACCACCTCGACCATCCAGGTGATTCAGGGCGTGGGCTCGGATTCGGGTAATGCTGGCACGAGCGGTGCAAGCATTGAGGCGCACAAGTGGTACTTTGAGGACGTTGATGCGTGTCAGTAA
- a CDS encoding uncharacterized protein (ID:PFLUO_005751-T1.cds;~source:funannotate) codes for MSTSTATAIKSARPPIVPKDFSAEQPQTIRLYPLSNYTFGTKETQPEEDPSVLARLKRLEEHYDVHGMRRTCEGVLVCHEHNHPHVLMLQIANAFFKLPGDYLSHEDDEVDGFKKRLNERLAPVGSQFSGEGVNEDWEIGDTLAQWWRPNFETFMYPFLPGHVTRPKECKKLYFIQLPKKKVLSVPKNMKLLAVPLFELYDNTARYGPQLSAIPHLLSRYNFEFVDENDNVVAVTPGTPLDENQIPRSKVLAGGDEDGQDTGMTDAGGGQ; via the exons ATGTCGACCTCGACAGCTACGGCGATCAAAAGTGCTCGCCC ACCGATCGTCCCCAAAGACTTCTCTGCCGAACAACCCCAAACCATCCGCCTTTACCCACTGTCCAACTACACGTTCGGCACCAAGGAGACGCAGCCTGAGGAGGACCCGTCGGTGCTGGCGCGGCTGAAGCGCCTGGAGGAGCATTATGACGTGCATGGCATGCGCCGGACATGCGAGGGCGTGCTGGTCTGCCATGAACATAACCATCCACACGTCCTGATGCTGCAGATTGCCAACGCCTTTTTCAAACT ACCCGGCGACTACCTCAGCcacgaagacgacgaagtGGACGGATTCAAGAAACGCCTGAACGAACGCCTGGCACCCGTCGGCTCGCAGTTCTCAGGCGAGGGCGTCAACGAAGATTGGGAGATTGGCGACACGCTGGCGCAGTGGTGGCGACCGAATTTCGAGACGTTCATGTACCCCTTCCTGCCGGGGCACGTTACACGGCCGAAGGAGTGCAAGAAGCTGTATTTCATCCAGCTGCCGAAGAAAA AGGTACTCTCCGTTCCCAAGAACATGAAGTTGCTTGCCGTGCCCTTGTTCGAATTATACGACAATACGGCGCGCTACGGCCCGCAGCTGTCGGCGATCCCGCATTTGTTGTCGCGGTACAACTTTGAGTTTGTGGATGAGAATGACAATGTGGTGGCGGTGACGCCGGGGACTCCACTGGACGAAAACCAGATCCCGCGGTCCAAGGTGCTGGCGgggggtgatgaggatggacAGGATACGGGAATGACCGATGCTGGTGGTGGGCAGTAG